A DNA window from Desertibacillus haloalkaliphilus contains the following coding sequences:
- a CDS encoding stalk domain-containing protein, translating to MKRKWKSVIFSVFVVFFIMDLTVGAPVLADDLEFIDRDEMKEIWNEMQSIDVSITHDEDPNSIYPYELGVVSENMLEKALLSTNFVRLLAGLPGDVVLDEDLNDSAQHGALVLAAIGELTHYPSQPEDMSDEMYDRGYGSTSSSNLSVGRRDLAHNVLNGYMPDIGRNMDRVGHRRWILHPPLKKVGFGLVDSYGAMQVFDRSRGQSFNYDHITWPAGEFPSELFGGNHPWSVSLNLEHYQRPNAKDIEVTITRESDGEKWVMNHEDSEITSSEAYFTVDHGNYGLNNAIIFRPEGISSYEGVYTVDVKGVKSRNGAEETLTFDVDFFELNEHYYDGEVEEISLLLTLTTPGRIVVDGEIDYLQHGERPFVESNRTMVPLRIVSEHLRKDVRWDGNTREITITDDEIKITMKAGENEAIVNGTSVGMDTAPEIRKGVTFVPLRFVSEMLGASVTWSQADKSAEIKQEIVH from the coding sequence ATGAAAAGGAAATGGAAGTCAGTTATTTTTTCGGTTTTTGTTGTGTTTTTCATTATGGATTTGACTGTTGGGGCACCCGTATTGGCGGATGACCTAGAATTTATTGATAGAGATGAAATGAAAGAAATATGGAATGAAATGCAAAGCATCGATGTTTCCATCACCCATGACGAGGACCCAAATAGTATCTATCCGTATGAACTTGGTGTAGTGAGTGAAAACATGTTAGAAAAGGCATTGCTCTCCACCAACTTTGTGAGGCTGTTAGCCGGGTTGCCTGGTGATGTTGTTTTAGATGAGGACTTAAATGATTCAGCCCAACATGGGGCGCTTGTACTAGCAGCAATCGGTGAGTTGACTCATTATCCGTCACAACCTGAAGATATGAGTGATGAAATGTACGATCGTGGCTATGGCTCGACATCAAGTAGTAACTTGTCTGTGGGAAGGAGAGACTTAGCGCATAATGTCTTAAATGGGTACATGCCCGATATCGGGAGGAATATGGACCGTGTTGGTCATCGTCGTTGGATTTTACATCCGCCTCTTAAGAAAGTTGGCTTTGGATTAGTAGATTCATATGGTGCTATGCAAGTATTTGATCGAAGCCGTGGGCAATCTTTTAATTATGACCACATCACTTGGCCCGCTGGGGAGTTTCCGTCAGAGTTATTTGGTGGTAATCATCCATGGTCGGTCTCTCTGAATCTTGAACACTATCAGAGACCTAATGCTAAAGATATTGAAGTGACGATTACACGGGAGTCTGACGGTGAAAAGTGGGTGATGAATCATGAGGACTCAGAAATAACGAGCTCTGAAGCGTACTTTACGGTCGATCATGGAAACTATGGACTAAACAATGCAATTATTTTTCGCCCTGAAGGAATTTCGAGCTATGAAGGAGTCTATACGGTCGATGTGAAAGGAGTTAAATCCCGAAACGGTGCAGAGGAAACATTAACTTTTGATGTAGACTTTTTTGAACTGAACGAACATTATTATGACGGGGAAGTAGAGGAAATCTCGCTTTTACTAACGCTTACGACACCTGGGAGAATTGTTGTTGACGGAGAGATTGACTACTTGCAGCATGGTGAACGACCGTTTGTTGAGTCAAACCGAACAATGGTCCCTCTAAGAATAGTCAGTGAGCATCTTCGTAAAGATGTTCGTTGGGATGGGAATACACGTGAAATTACGATCACTGATGATGAAATTAAAATCACGATGAAAGCGGGCGAAAATGAAGCCATAGTTAACGGTACGTCTGTCGGTATGGATACAGCTCCGGAAATAAGAAAAGGTGTCACATTCGTTCCGCTTCGTTTTGTGTCAGAAATGCTCGGTGCTTCTGTGACATGGAGCCAAGCAGACAAGAGTGCAGAAATTAAGCAGGAGATTGTTCATTAA